In a single window of the Magnetofaba australis IT-1 genome:
- a CDS encoding ssDNA-binding protein, producing the protein MRDTPIIVTPIFQAAFVNLFPTPYSAYADTPAYRITMLFDQQADLSALTQGIEEVAAQQGLDPHAATFDHPLRRQTLFRRRDAHWTARAVNAEPPTVLDAYALPLQFPQTLYGGCYARAALRPIPNDATQPPGVSLQLLSVQKVAEGELMQVTPESCHHPCESMPSLEHN; encoded by the coding sequence ATGCGCGACACCCCCATCATCGTGACGCCCATCTTCCAGGCGGCGTTTGTGAACCTGTTCCCCACGCCGTACAGCGCCTACGCCGATACGCCCGCGTACCGCATCACCATGCTGTTTGACCAGCAGGCGGACCTGAGCGCCCTGACCCAAGGGATCGAAGAGGTCGCCGCGCAGCAGGGACTGGACCCCCACGCCGCCACGTTTGACCATCCACTGCGGCGTCAGACCCTGTTCAGACGCCGTGACGCGCACTGGACGGCGCGCGCCGTCAACGCAGAGCCGCCCACAGTGTTGGATGCTTACGCCCTGCCGCTGCAGTTTCCACAAACGTTGTATGGTGGTTGCTACGCCCGCGCCGCCCTACGGCCCATCCCCAATGACGCCACCCAACCTCCAGGGGTGTCGCTCCAACTATTGAGCGTGCAAAAAGTCGCGGAGGGCGAACTGATGCAGGTCACGCCCGAAAGCTGTCATCATCCTTGTGAATCTATGCCATCACTCGAGCATAATTGA
- a CDS encoding STAS domain-containing protein, which yields MDSGLVTQQNNDLTITTGAVLDVASFPEFRQIILDHSNTPLNLCMVDMRQTHRITSSGIGMLMLLKEETSAQRYSVCIAHPDVAYALEIANLHKHFDITQG from the coding sequence ATGGACAGTGGCCTCGTCACACAGCAGAACAATGACCTCACCATCACCACAGGCGCTGTCCTCGATGTGGCCTCCTTCCCGGAGTTCCGCCAAATCATCCTCGACCACAGCAACACGCCGTTGAACCTCTGCATGGTGGATATGCGCCAAACCCACAGGATCACCAGCTCCGGCATCGGCATGCTGATGCTGCTCAAAGAGGAGACCTCCGCCCAGCGCTATAGCGTATGCATCGCCCACCCCGATGTGGCGTACGCCCTGGAGATCGCCAATCTGCACAAACACTTCGACATCACGCAGGGCTGA
- the traT gene encoding complement resistance protein TraT translates to MNKWLLRGVLALGLAGVLAGCGYNTGAKRMGMVVNEETGYQYGSRIYGDASMVVDPGPDTGIKIRVRNTSGDTAFDLHQFRSQLEADYEAKGFRIERGGNYTIMLDINVVFSGQYSTNDQSRYASWGGIGGGAVGTGVGYNRNGGVGAAVGGVAGAAAGVTLGYLVGTFTEENVFISRAVVRVLTKSQAREDDGETIYFGKKIKRRRDDDIAKFRKRSTLYVSAYGGGRTGKQSVIAPEVRRRFIRIFKDII, encoded by the coding sequence ATGAACAAGTGGCTATTGAGAGGCGTGCTGGCGCTGGGGTTGGCGGGCGTGCTGGCCGGCTGCGGCTATAACACCGGCGCCAAGCGCATGGGCATGGTGGTCAATGAAGAGACTGGCTACCAATATGGTTCGCGGATTTATGGCGACGCCTCCATGGTGGTGGATCCCGGCCCCGATACCGGCATCAAAATCCGTGTTCGCAACACCTCCGGCGACACCGCCTTTGATCTGCATCAGTTCCGCAGCCAATTGGAAGCCGATTACGAGGCCAAAGGGTTCCGTATTGAGCGCGGCGGCAACTATACCATTATGCTGGATATCAATGTCGTCTTCTCTGGTCAATACAGCACCAATGATCAATCCCGCTACGCCAGTTGGGGAGGGATCGGCGGCGGCGCTGTTGGCACAGGGGTTGGCTATAACAGAAACGGCGGCGTGGGAGCCGCCGTGGGCGGCGTCGCGGGGGCGGCGGCTGGCGTGACTCTGGGCTATCTGGTGGGGACGTTCACCGAAGAGAATGTATTCATCAGCCGCGCGGTGGTGCGTGTTTTGACCAAAAGCCAAGCGCGGGAAGATGATGGCGAGACCATCTATTTCGGTAAAAAGATCAAGCGCCGTCGCGATGATGACATCGCCAAATTCCGCAAGCGCAGCACGCTGTATGTCTCCGCCTACGGCGGCGGGCGCACCGGCAAGCAGTCGGTCATCGCCCCGGAGGTGCGTCGTCGCTTCATCCGCATCTTCAAGGATATTATCTGA
- a CDS encoding STAS domain-containing protein produces the protein MADFDYTHSDRKLTIFMGADLDYKGFQDMRRVVQKYENHCDACHVDLSQTRGITSSGLGVLLLIRQGLKAKNYNIRVKCPNLAQLLKSAHLHEHFIIEHVE, from the coding sequence ATGGCCGACTTCGATTACACCCACTCAGATCGTAAGCTCACCATTTTCATGGGGGCCGACCTGGACTATAAAGGGTTTCAGGATATGCGTCGTGTTGTGCAAAAATATGAGAATCATTGTGATGCCTGCCACGTGGATCTGAGCCAAACACGCGGCATCACCAGTTCTGGTCTGGGCGTGCTCTTACTGATCCGGCAGGGTTTGAAGGCGAAGAACTACAATATCCGCGTCAAGTGCCCCAATCTGGCGCAGCTCCTCAAGAGCGCGCACCTGCATGAGCACTTCATCATCGAACACGTGGAGTGA
- a CDS encoding trypsin-like peptidase domain-containing protein, with translation MVAVKWLSLRRLAAPVALAATLALGGCASGGGSSGAGPSAGEAKGSEYTLFFSPTDHVEKLMNQGKKRKAAQVYVDQRAYFENPENRAKSAPVLKKLADALHQDFKPSIQKALTSLETVNWPEPRTAWSGLRENLAAAKLVMARMERIGLLQEPQYAIETAQTLQARVQELEGAIKADMTAEFLDYPEGADDGFFEVYPIQMDAAEFFEQHSAELLGKLRNAPSKMIVRLAKSQADDMPDSMRQRLADTLMQTLEREHRGRNDLAATLDRLAKLSQAGLPAGESKLKVLFADVTSRTLMQKGQLEFSVGITPDLPFEVSAGGAADAFNAIQNRSADVVVMLDIAYARMRREIVNEESENSEYVSGYQTVENPAYLAMQDQVSNLQMEVTGNQMQTAAHGSTYCFGNVGCAIGNLIGSVASHSRLSSSKQALNAVRQRMRRMKRTIREPLYDIYSYKTLDVEVVKTVTANLHVIDLTGNRYFTDTFDIVKKTQFNVPYGLKSTDRKFEQIMNAASNEKEVKDFEQKPLNVKLSEILQFYVESPAQTKPLPSLASLQKKLQKERNQAVAAWKSQRIEADFGNDRRMEHVVKVINGVKSAFGSGFYIDSDLIMTNYHVVEDAEYVEVRNQEDRESFGKVLARDPILDLAIIKVDLRGRPVRFYGSGKVPIGADVAVMGNPKGYDFSVTRGVISAVRREQGPAADHMGKAPMYIQTDAAINGGNSGGPMFLGDRVIGINTWKNIEKHVSGLNFSLHFREAEAFIRRKIGHVAAMGASSDGRIREAGETPDQMRKRRLASAQSQGLIDEPAVGGKHAVYIGAYDSPTELAAMLIKASGAGVATFTKSINQDGASLTQLYAGPFPSNGAARSALGKLRKQGVPAQLRRVN, from the coding sequence ATGGTGGCGGTAAAATGGTTGTCGCTGCGTCGTCTGGCCGCGCCTGTGGCGCTGGCGGCGACGCTGGCGTTGGGGGGATGCGCATCGGGGGGCGGTTCATCGGGCGCCGGACCCAGCGCCGGGGAGGCCAAGGGGTCGGAGTACACCCTGTTCTTCTCCCCCACGGACCACGTCGAAAAACTGATGAACCAGGGCAAAAAGCGCAAAGCCGCCCAGGTTTATGTGGATCAGCGCGCCTACTTTGAAAACCCGGAGAATCGCGCCAAGAGCGCGCCGGTGCTCAAAAAGCTCGCCGACGCCCTGCATCAGGACTTCAAACCCAGCATCCAGAAGGCGCTCACCTCGCTGGAGACAGTGAACTGGCCTGAGCCCCGCACTGCGTGGTCGGGACTGCGCGAGAACCTCGCCGCCGCCAAGCTGGTGATGGCGCGCATGGAGCGCATCGGCCTGTTGCAGGAGCCCCAATACGCCATCGAGACCGCGCAGACCCTGCAAGCCCGCGTGCAAGAGCTGGAGGGGGCCATCAAAGCGGATATGACAGCCGAGTTTTTGGACTATCCCGAAGGCGCGGACGACGGGTTCTTTGAGGTCTACCCCATACAGATGGACGCCGCCGAGTTCTTCGAGCAGCATAGCGCCGAATTGTTGGGCAAGCTGCGCAACGCCCCCTCCAAAATGATCGTCCGACTGGCCAAGTCCCAGGCCGACGACATGCCCGACTCCATGCGCCAGCGCCTGGCCGATACCCTGATGCAGACCCTGGAGCGCGAGCATCGCGGACGCAACGACTTGGCCGCTACGCTGGACCGACTGGCCAAGCTGAGTCAGGCCGGGCTGCCGGCGGGGGAATCCAAACTCAAAGTGCTGTTTGCCGACGTTACTTCGCGCACTCTGATGCAGAAGGGGCAGTTGGAGTTCTCCGTCGGCATCACCCCGGACCTGCCGTTTGAGGTCTCCGCCGGCGGCGCCGCCGACGCCTTCAACGCCATCCAGAACCGCAGCGCCGACGTGGTGGTGATGCTGGATATCGCCTATGCGCGCATGCGGCGGGAGATCGTCAATGAGGAGTCAGAGAACTCCGAGTATGTCAGCGGTTATCAGACGGTGGAAAATCCCGCCTATCTGGCGATGCAGGATCAAGTCTCCAACCTGCAAATGGAGGTGACCGGCAATCAGATGCAGACGGCGGCCCATGGCTCCACCTACTGTTTCGGCAATGTGGGTTGCGCCATCGGCAATTTGATCGGCTCGGTGGCGTCCCATTCACGCCTGAGCAGCTCCAAGCAGGCCCTCAACGCCGTGCGTCAACGTATGCGCCGGATGAAGCGCACCATCCGCGAGCCGCTCTATGACATTTACTCCTACAAGACCTTGGATGTGGAGGTGGTGAAAACCGTCACCGCCAACCTGCATGTGATCGACCTGACCGGCAATCGCTACTTCACCGACACTTTCGATATCGTCAAGAAGACCCAGTTTAATGTGCCCTACGGCCTTAAGAGCACCGACCGCAAATTCGAACAGATCATGAACGCCGCCTCCAATGAAAAGGAGGTCAAAGATTTTGAGCAAAAGCCGCTGAATGTGAAGCTCTCTGAGATTTTGCAATTCTATGTGGAGAGCCCCGCGCAAACCAAGCCGCTGCCGTCGCTGGCGTCGCTGCAGAAGAAATTACAGAAGGAGCGCAATCAAGCGGTGGCGGCGTGGAAGTCCCAGCGCATCGAGGCGGACTTTGGCAACGATCGCCGCATGGAGCACGTGGTGAAGGTGATCAACGGCGTCAAGAGCGCCTTTGGCTCCGGGTTCTACATCGATAGCGACCTGATCATGACCAACTATCATGTGGTGGAGGACGCCGAATACGTTGAGGTCCGCAATCAGGAGGACCGCGAGTCGTTCGGCAAGGTCCTGGCGCGAGATCCCATTCTCGACTTGGCGATCATCAAAGTGGATCTGCGTGGTCGCCCGGTGCGTTTTTATGGCAGCGGCAAGGTGCCCATCGGCGCCGATGTGGCGGTGATGGGCAACCCCAAGGGGTATGACTTCTCCGTGACCCGCGGGGTGATCAGCGCCGTGCGCCGCGAACAGGGGCCAGCGGCTGATCACATGGGCAAGGCGCCCATGTATATCCAGACCGACGCCGCCATCAATGGCGGCAATTCCGGCGGTCCGATGTTTTTGGGCGACCGGGTGATCGGCATCAACACCTGGAAAAACATTGAAAAGCATGTCTCTGGACTGAACTTCTCCTTGCACTTCCGCGAAGCCGAAGCGTTCATCCGGCGTAAGATCGGCCATGTGGCCGCCATGGGCGCCTCCAGCGACGGGCGCATCCGCGAAGCGGGCGAAACGCCCGACCAGATGCGCAAGCGCCGTCTGGCCAGCGCCCAATCCCAGGGCCTGATCGATGAACCCGCCGTAGGCGGCAAACACGCCGTCTATATCGGCGCCTATGACAGCCCCACCGAACTGGCCGCCATGTTGATTAAGGCCAGCGGCGCCGGGGTGGCCACCTTCACCAAATCCATCAATCAGGATGGCGCGTCCCTCACGCAACTCTATGCGGGACCGTTCCCCAGCAACGGCGCGGCGCGCTCGGCGCTGGGCAAACTGCGCAAACAGGGCGTGCCCGCGCAACTGCGCCGCGTCAACTAA
- a CDS encoding GAF domain-containing protein, with protein sequence MLSRKAHIMLAQLNQMTRLDEVLQLAIRVAMSETSADRGSLLVMNERGSVTHKVLARPGQLPEVAQINVHLVMTEGLGGWVCRNQQNALITDTTRDARWVELPDDDWETGAVIAVFVPYGERILGLLTLQHEERNAFNSSHLNAAKELADLLAEPLEAARLHERAAMESG encoded by the coding sequence ATGCTCTCCAGAAAAGCCCACATCATGCTCGCTCAACTCAATCAAATGACGCGACTGGACGAGGTTCTGCAATTGGCTATTCGCGTGGCCATGAGCGAGACCAGCGCCGACCGCGGCAGCCTGTTGGTGATGAACGAGCGTGGATCGGTGACCCACAAAGTGCTGGCGCGTCCGGGACAGCTGCCGGAGGTGGCGCAGATCAATGTGCATTTGGTGATGACCGAAGGGTTGGGCGGATGGGTGTGCCGCAATCAACAGAATGCGTTGATCACGGACACCACGCGCGACGCCCGTTGGGTGGAGCTGCCCGATGACGACTGGGAGACCGGTGCGGTGATCGCTGTGTTCGTGCCCTATGGCGAGCGCATTCTGGGCCTGTTGACGCTGCAACATGAAGAGCGCAATGCGTTTAACAGCAGCCATTTGAACGCGGCCAAAGAGCTGGCCGATCTGCTGGCCGAGCCGCTGGAGGCGGCCCGGCTGCACGAACGCGCCGCTATGGAAAGCGGCTGA
- a CDS encoding STAS domain-containing protein has product MNTLHTAMTGDSLTISAGKSLDLDNYAAIKSLLHTHAHDHFAHCVVDLTATEQLASSGLGILLILKDELNANRFSLRVKNPNVAYTLDAANMHKQFDIAQIA; this is encoded by the coding sequence ATGAATACGCTGCACACCGCCATGACTGGGGATAGCCTGACAATCTCCGCGGGCAAATCGTTGGACCTGGACAACTACGCCGCCATCAAATCGCTGTTGCACACCCATGCCCATGACCACTTTGCCCACTGTGTGGTGGACCTGACGGCCACCGAACAACTGGCCAGTTCCGGTTTGGGAATATTGCTGATTCTTAAGGATGAATTAAACGCCAACAGGTTCTCTCTGCGAGTGAAGAATCCCAACGTGGCCTACACCCTGGACGCCGCCAACATGCACAAGCAGTTCGACATCGCGCAGATCGCTTGA
- a CDS encoding PAS domain-containing protein, with product MGDFQFITPLSYILLFIIWLAILVLLGREWRLARQSGFAMAALVAVMGLDALRTLFETLFFGARHLVIHHWAPASWLGFLNDPQHIVLPKLLNLVVGCLVLALVARRWIPGLRHDLEQQASNIEELNRELEERRKIERQLRLYASLVDGASEPMALLNSERRHLLANATYKKLLFPPSQMGQTNLPLDALNMDPAQRDALSCALANALEGRAAQWTPAEPVANQRYLSISVAPLREQEEDDAISGVIVILSDVTEERAVRLALAQNQRLRDALLHCSPDPLFIKSLDGRYLLANNAAAAQAGVTPDKVSGLNNQELFPPATAVAMDESDAQALANPHKPQVYELDIATPNGARVFQVTKGIYHDADGQPTYLYGAARDITTLHRALERSSLQAQAFDASPNPVAMLGLNLRYIMVNLAYARLQGLPRESIIGARVPEVLGEELYETRLEPRLRRAAAGETLNFEQWHEAPNGARRFLSVLYAPLRESEKGPPIGVVVIAHDATERRLAQQQHEINEIRMSLTLALTRQSVTMDATQICVEGLRIAMTLCDGSVGQLYLAERAPLRWRRLACANGALTGAQLNSAVEIPWENAPNWANPNTLALTPMILSATDAQLPEPSPHHALVSVCALDGEHPALLLVVGDAVAMPDQHVAAQLRAVADDLLKLLQRQSERETLREAIRQAEAANQAKSVFLATMSHEIRTPMNAILGAADMLAETPLQPEQALYVEIFRHSSHNLLAIIDDILDISKIEAGKMQIETIPFNLRELIGALHDMMGIRATQKGLRLIIWTDPDLPMVALGDPARLRQVLLNLMGNAIKFTQSGCVALLTSVAQSDARSAQVTFRIVDTGIGVPPHKQKEIFDAFTQADASAQRRFGGSGLGLAICQRLTQLMGSAGIWLRSADGAGSSFGFELPLGLPVNRDAVYDAPLFNDAPQPAPTGEATGLRILLAEDNPDNVQLVRAFLKQSAHRLSEVNNGQQAVDAVTADHGAYDLVLMDVEMPHMDGYTATRMIRDWERRHDAAQLPIIAFTAHAMAEHAALSRAAGCQGHLTKPIRKKRLLTELDAFSRRLNRSH from the coding sequence ATGGGCGATTTTCAATTCATCACGCCACTTAGCTACATCCTGCTGTTCATCATCTGGTTGGCGATTTTGGTGCTGCTCGGTCGTGAGTGGCGTCTGGCGCGTCAGTCCGGCTTCGCCATGGCCGCATTGGTGGCGGTGATGGGCCTGGACGCCCTGCGCACCCTATTCGAGACCCTCTTCTTTGGCGCTCGTCATCTGGTGATTCACCACTGGGCGCCGGCCTCCTGGCTCGGCTTCCTCAACGATCCGCAACATATTGTCCTGCCCAAACTCCTCAACCTGGTGGTGGGCTGTCTGGTGCTGGCATTGGTGGCGCGACGCTGGATCCCCGGTCTGCGCCACGACCTGGAGCAACAGGCAAGCAATATCGAAGAGCTGAACCGGGAACTGGAAGAGCGCCGCAAAATCGAGCGTCAACTGCGCCTCTACGCCAGTTTGGTGGATGGCGCCTCCGAACCTATGGCGCTGCTGAATTCTGAACGTCGTCACCTTTTGGCCAACGCCACTTATAAGAAGTTGCTCTTCCCCCCGTCACAAATGGGGCAAACCAACCTGCCGCTGGACGCCTTGAACATGGATCCAGCGCAACGCGACGCCCTCAGTTGCGCCCTCGCCAACGCGCTGGAGGGGCGCGCCGCCCAGTGGACCCCTGCGGAACCCGTGGCCAACCAGCGCTATCTCTCCATCAGTGTGGCGCCGCTGCGCGAACAGGAGGAGGATGACGCCATCAGCGGCGTCATCGTCATTCTCAGCGACGTCACCGAAGAGCGCGCCGTGCGCCTGGCGCTGGCGCAGAATCAGCGCCTGCGCGACGCCCTGTTGCACTGCTCGCCCGACCCGCTGTTCATCAAGTCCCTTGATGGCCGCTATCTGTTGGCCAACAACGCCGCCGCCGCCCAGGCGGGCGTGACCCCAGATAAAGTCTCCGGCCTCAACAATCAGGAGCTGTTCCCCCCGGCAACGGCTGTGGCCATGGATGAGAGCGACGCACAAGCCCTGGCCAATCCGCATAAGCCTCAGGTCTATGAACTGGATATCGCCACCCCCAATGGCGCGCGCGTGTTCCAAGTCACCAAAGGGATCTATCACGACGCCGACGGTCAGCCGACCTACCTCTATGGCGCCGCGCGCGACATCACCACCCTGCACCGCGCACTGGAGCGCTCATCGCTGCAAGCGCAGGCGTTTGACGCCTCGCCCAACCCCGTGGCCATGCTGGGCCTGAATCTGCGCTACATCATGGTCAATCTCGCCTATGCGCGTCTGCAGGGACTGCCGCGCGAGAGCATCATCGGCGCCCGCGTGCCGGAGGTGCTGGGAGAGGAGTTGTATGAGACGCGCCTGGAACCGAGATTACGCCGCGCCGCAGCGGGTGAAACGCTGAACTTCGAACAGTGGCACGAGGCGCCCAATGGCGCGCGGCGCTTTCTCTCCGTGCTGTATGCGCCATTGCGCGAAAGCGAGAAGGGGCCGCCCATCGGCGTGGTGGTGATCGCCCACGACGCCACCGAGCGACGCTTGGCGCAACAGCAACATGAGATCAATGAGATTCGCATGAGTCTGACGCTGGCGCTCACGCGTCAGTCTGTGACCATGGACGCCACACAGATCTGTGTGGAGGGGCTGCGCATAGCAATGACCCTATGCGACGGCTCGGTGGGGCAGCTCTATCTGGCAGAGCGCGCGCCGCTGCGTTGGCGTCGTTTGGCCTGCGCCAACGGCGCGCTCACCGGCGCCCAGCTGAACAGCGCGGTGGAGATCCCCTGGGAAAACGCGCCCAACTGGGCCAATCCCAATACGCTGGCGCTCACCCCCATGATTCTCTCAGCAACGGACGCGCAGCTGCCGGAGCCATCGCCGCACCACGCGCTGGTCAGCGTTTGCGCACTCGATGGCGAGCATCCTGCGCTGCTGCTGGTGGTGGGCGATGCCGTGGCGATGCCCGATCAACATGTGGCCGCGCAGTTGCGCGCGGTGGCCGACGATCTGCTCAAACTGTTGCAGCGTCAAAGCGAGCGCGAAACCCTGCGCGAAGCGATTCGCCAGGCGGAGGCGGCCAACCAGGCCAAGAGCGTGTTCCTGGCCACCATGAGCCATGAGATCCGCACCCCCATGAACGCCATTCTGGGCGCCGCCGACATGCTGGCGGAAACCCCGCTACAACCCGAGCAGGCGCTGTATGTGGAGATCTTCCGCCACTCCAGCCACAATCTGCTGGCGATCATCGACGATATTCTGGACATCTCCAAGATCGAAGCGGGCAAGATGCAGATTGAGACCATTCCCTTCAATCTGCGGGAATTGATCGGCGCGTTGCACGACATGATGGGCATCCGCGCCACCCAAAAGGGATTGCGCCTGATCATCTGGACCGACCCGGATCTGCCCATGGTGGCGCTGGGCGATCCGGCGCGTCTGCGTCAGGTGTTGTTGAACCTCATGGGCAACGCCATCAAATTCACCCAATCCGGCTGTGTGGCGCTGCTGACCAGCGTGGCGCAGAGCGATGCGCGCAGCGCCCAAGTGACCTTTCGCATCGTCGACACCGGTATTGGCGTGCCGCCGCATAAACAAAAAGAGATCTTCGACGCTTTCACCCAAGCCGACGCCTCGGCGCAGCGACGCTTTGGCGGCAGCGGCTTGGGCCTGGCCATCTGCCAGCGTCTGACCCAACTGATGGGCAGCGCGGGCATCTGGCTGCGCAGCGCCGACGGCGCAGGCTCCAGCTTTGGCTTTGAACTGCCTCTGGGTCTGCCGGTGAACCGCGACGCCGTATATGACGCCCCCCTCTTCAACGATGCGCCACAACCCGCCCCGACGGGTGAGGCAACAGGGTTACGGATTCTGTTGGCCGAGGATAATCCCGATAACGTGCAGTTGGTGCGCGCATTCCTCAAACAGAGCGCGCACCGCCTCTCCGAGGTCAATAATGGCCAACAAGCCGTGGACGCCGTCACGGCGGACCATGGCGCTTACGATCTGGTGCTCATGGATGTGGAGATGCCGCATATGGATGGCTACACCGCCACCCGCATGATTCGGGATTGGGAGCGGCGGCACGACGCGGCGCAACTGCCCATCATCGCCTTCACCGCCCACGCCATGGCCGAACACGCCGCCCTCTCGCGCGCGGCGGGTTGCCAAGGCCATCTGACCAAACCCATCCGCAAAAAGCGTCTGCTCACCGAACTGGACGCCTTCAGCCGCCGCTTAAACAGATCCCATTAA
- a CDS encoding HD domain-containing protein: MLWELIQTPAFQRLRRIKQLGFSDFVYPGATHSRFSHSIGVFHTARRLTSIIEEKLDKKIDDDLIKRAQAAALLHDVGHGPFSHAFEAVYEKVGLPKVDHESISVHLIQDDQIAKILKPICSGFAEDVAQMIRPGSQTIYGAVVSSQFDADRLDYMRRDRLMTGTQNAAIDFHWLLANLEIGNVPNVVDDALIGYQELFVLSTKALQAAEAYVLGLFQLYPTVYFHKATRGAEKIFTELIARLITLSRESAHARTGLPANHPLSCFARAPQSMERIQALDDTVVWGALPMLAQAEDATVAHCANRLWRRELYKCIDARARLDKLPAEAFEAAQKSVTRKITDWLRENPGPCPRILIDGGKDAKREAYSEYKESKGLQNQILVRSEEGEYADICDYSPMIKAIKTYKVFRLYYAKEDTEAQSFIQQVIQEELNNVANG; encoded by the coding sequence GTGCTGTGGGAGCTAATTCAAACACCCGCGTTTCAGCGTTTGCGCCGCATCAAGCAGTTGGGTTTCTCGGACTTCGTTTATCCCGGCGCCACGCACTCCCGCTTCTCCCACAGCATCGGCGTGTTCCATACGGCGCGTCGGCTGACGTCGATCATTGAGGAGAAGCTGGATAAGAAAATCGATGACGATCTGATCAAGCGCGCGCAAGCGGCGGCGTTGTTGCATGATGTGGGGCATGGGCCATTCAGCCATGCGTTTGAAGCGGTGTATGAGAAGGTCGGGCTGCCAAAAGTCGATCATGAAAGCATCAGCGTGCATCTGATCCAAGATGACCAGATTGCAAAAATTCTCAAACCAATTTGCAGCGGCTTTGCCGAAGATGTGGCGCAGATGATTCGGCCTGGCTCACAAACCATCTATGGCGCCGTAGTCTCCAGTCAGTTTGATGCGGATCGGCTGGACTATATGCGCCGCGACCGCTTGATGACCGGCACGCAGAACGCCGCCATCGATTTTCATTGGCTGTTGGCCAATCTGGAGATCGGCAATGTGCCAAATGTTGTTGATGATGCGTTGATTGGCTATCAGGAGCTGTTTGTTCTGAGCACAAAGGCGCTGCAAGCGGCGGAAGCCTATGTTCTGGGCCTGTTTCAACTCTACCCCACCGTCTATTTCCACAAAGCCACACGGGGGGCGGAGAAGATTTTTACGGAGTTGATTGCCCGCTTGATCACTCTGAGTCGAGAGAGCGCACACGCGCGGACCGGTTTGCCCGCAAATCACCCGCTCAGTTGCTTCGCCCGGGCTCCACAGAGCATGGAGCGGATTCAGGCGCTGGATGATACGGTGGTGTGGGGCGCGCTGCCGATGTTGGCTCAGGCTGAAGACGCCACCGTGGCCCATTGCGCCAATCGTCTGTGGCGGCGGGAGTTGTACAAGTGCATCGATGCGAGGGCGCGGTTAGACAAGCTGCCTGCGGAGGCGTTTGAGGCGGCGCAAAAGTCTGTGACGCGGAAAATCACCGATTGGTTGCGCGAGAACCCCGGCCCATGCCCGCGTATTTTGATTGATGGCGGCAAAGACGCCAAGCGCGAGGCCTATTCCGAGTATAAAGAGTCAAAAGGGTTGCAGAATCAGATTCTTGTCCGAAGTGAGGAGGGAGAGTACGCGGATATTTGCGATTATTCCCCCATGATCAAGGCGATCAAAACGTATAAAGTGTTCCGGCTCTACTACGCAAAAGAGGACACTGAAGCGCAAAGCTTCATCCAGCAAGTGATCCAGGAGGAGTTGAACAATGTCGCCAACGGGTGA
- a CDS encoding N-acetylmuramoyl-L-alanine amidase, producing the protein MRRIDMVVIHCSATPNGRSHEVNEIRRWHMFERGWSDIGYHFVITVDGRIQAGRPMERPGAHARGCNQHSIGVCMVGEDAFSKAQERALSQLLSDLEAQLPDEFAVVGHRQLNPHKSCPGFDVARWRVGEAPFPLMAGAHIAQQEPSNGA; encoded by the coding sequence ATGAGACGCATCGATATGGTGGTGATCCACTGCTCAGCCACCCCCAATGGCCGCTCCCACGAGGTCAATGAAATCCGTCGCTGGCACATGTTCGAACGCGGTTGGTCGGATATTGGCTATCACTTCGTCATCACCGTGGATGGCCGCATCCAGGCGGGCCGCCCCATGGAGCGCCCCGGCGCCCATGCGCGGGGCTGCAACCAACACTCCATCGGCGTGTGCATGGTGGGCGAAGACGCCTTCAGCAAGGCGCAGGAGCGCGCTTTGAGCCAACTGCTGTCGGATCTGGAGGCGCAACTGCCCGACGAATTCGCCGTGGTGGGACATCGGCAGCTGAACCCGCATAAAAGCTGTCCCGGTTTTGACGTGGCGCGCTGGCGCGTGGGCGAAGCGCCGTTTCCACTCATGGCGGGGGCGCACATCGCGCAACAGGAGCCGAGCAATGGCGCGTGA